One region of Gorilla gorilla gorilla isolate KB3781 chromosome 13, NHGRI_mGorGor1-v2.1_pri, whole genome shotgun sequence genomic DNA includes:
- the ATP6V1G1 gene encoding V-type proton ATPase subunit G 1, translated as MASQSQGIQQLLQAEKRAAEKVSEARKRKNRRLKQAKEEAQAEIEQYRLQREKEFKAKEAAALGSRGSCSTEVEKETQEKMTILQTYFRQNRDEVLDNLLAFVCDIRPEIHENYRING; from the exons ATGGCTAGTCAGTCGCAGGGGATTCAGCAGCTGCTGCAGGCCGAGAAGCGGGCAGCCGAGAAGGTGTCCGAGGCCCGCAAAA GAAAGaaccggaggctgaagcaggccaAAGAAGAAGCTCAGGCTGAAATTGAACAGTACCGCCTGCAGAGGGAGAAAGAATTCAAGGCCAAGGAAGCTGCG GCACTGGGATCCCGTGGCAGTTGCAGCACTGAAGTGGAGAAGGAGACCCAGGAGAAGATGACCATCCTCCAGACATACTTCCGGCAGAACAGGGATGAAGTCTTGGACAACCTCTTGGCTTTTGTCTGTGACATTCGGCCAGAAATCCATGAAAACTACCGCATAAATGGATAG